A genome region from Triticum aestivum cultivar Chinese Spring chromosome 2B, IWGSC CS RefSeq v2.1, whole genome shotgun sequence includes the following:
- the LOC123046386 gene encoding serine carboxypeptidase-like 18, with protein MDGRLLLLLCFFLWTAVTTRQLAVAGAASSSRVVTSLPGLPGRLPFHLETGYVEVDEDNGTELFYYFVESEAGAEDAPFLLWLTGGNRCSVLSGLALEIGPFQFVPEPYDGTIPRLQINPYSWTKVANILFVDTPVGAGFSFSRRPEGYDVGEVSTSLQLHELLLKWLTDHPKFLTNPLYLGGDSLAGHLVPFIAQKISEGIEAGRSPTLNLKGYLVGNPATGEIIDESSKVSYAHGVGIIPDQLYETILEHCQGEDYRKPTNTPCAQALGTFNDLRSEVMTAQILLDNCYLASPGPGTQTDKSASASRKTLSEEAVIVTGRRVKHPPPRVPLGCYSYTAYLSYFWANDALTRDALGIKDGTVDEWVRCHDGDLPYAVDIGSSIKYHRNVTVNGYRALVYSGDHDAIVPHLGTQAWVRSLGFPIVDDWRAWHLDGQSAGFTITYSNNMTFATVKGGGHTAPQYEPERCYAMFSRWVLHQPL; from the exons ATGGAcgggcggctgctgctgctgctctgcttctTCCTCTGGACCGCGGTTACCACAAGACAGTTGGCCGTCGCCGGCGCAGCCTCCAGCTCCAGGGTGGTGACCAGCCTCCCCGGGTTGCCGGGTCGCCTCCCCTTCCACCTCGAGACTGG GTACGTCGAGGTGGACGAGGACAACGGCACCGAGCTGTTCTACTACTTTGTCGAGTCCGAGGCCGGCGCGGAGGACGCCCCTTTCCTCCTCTGGCTCACGGGTGGCAACCGCTGCTCCGTGCTCAGCGGCCTCGCCTTAGAGATCG GTCCATTCCAGTTCGTCCCAGAGCCTTACGACGGCACCATACCGCGCCTGCAAATCAACCCCTACTCATGGACCAAG GTGGCAAATATCCTTTTCGTCGATACACCGGTTGGGGCAGGATTTTCCTTTTCAAGACGACCCGAAGGCTACGATGTCGGGGAAGTATCCACCTCGTTGCAGCTCCATGAACTCCTCCTCAAG TGGCTCACTGACCATCCCAAGTTCCTCACAAATCCTCTCTACCTCGGGGGAGACTCCCTTGCTGGACATCTTGTACCATTTATCGCTCAAAAGATCTCGGAAG GTATCGAAGCTGGAAGGAGCCCCACCCTTAATCTGAAG GGATATTTGGTAGGCAACCCGGCGACGGGTGAAATCATTGATGAAAGCTCTAAAGTGTCATATGCACATGGAGTTGGTATAATACCAGATCAATTATATGAG ACGATACTGGAGCATTGCCAAGGAGAAGACTACAGGAAACCTACAAATACACCGTGTGCCCAAGCTCTGGGCACTTTCAATGAT CTACGCTCCGAAGTTATGACGGCACAAATTTTGTTAGACAATTGCTATCTTGCATCCCCTGGACCAGGCACCCAGACAGACAAGTCAGCTAGTGCTAGTCGGAAGACCCTCAGCGAGGAAGCAGTGATCGTGACGGGGAGACGAGTGAAACATCCGCCACCTCGTGTACCACTTGGCTGTTAT AGCTACACGGCTTACCTGTCGTATTTCTGGGCAAACGACGCGCTCACCCGAGACGCCCTGGGGATCAAGGACGGCACCGTAGACGAGTGGGTGAGGTGCCACGACGGCGACCTGCCGTACGCCGTGGACATCGGGAGCAGCATCAAGTACCACCGGAATGTCACCGTCAATGGTTACCGTGCGCTGGTGTACAG CGGCGACCACGATGCGATTGTGCCGCACCTGGGGACGCAGGCGTGGGTGAGGTCGCTCGGCTTCCCCATCGTCGACGACTGGAGGGCGTGGCATCTCGACGGCCAGTCTGCCGG ATTCACCATAACTTACTCTAACAACATGACCTTCGCGACCGTAAAG GGAGGCGGGCACACGGCGCCTCAGTATGAGCCCGAGAGGTGCTACGCCATGTTTAGCCGTTGGGTACTCCACCAGCCACTCTAG